Genomic window (Prosthecochloris aestuarii DSM 271):
AGGACGACCTCTTTCTAAAGGTAAAGAGTAGCACTCTAACTACAAAGTGTTTTTCCCGAAAAAAACGGCACAGGCGATGCCAAGCCTTATCCCTTCAGCTCGATACAAAACCTCTTCCTAAGCACTGTTGCAACGCAGGTTAGCTTTGTCAGCACCAGAAAAACGTCTGTAATCGGAAGTTAAGATTCCCCAGATTTCGGATTACAACTCTATCGCCATCTCTCCCCAATTTTCATGAATCTGTAATACGTCCCTCTCGAAATCTTCAGCGTATTGCAGATCTCCCCGATGCTGATATAGAAATTTCTGCTGAGCTTCTTCACCTTCGGACCATTCGGAGAAATCTTTGGTCGTCCACCCTCTTACCCGAACTGCTTTCAATCCTGCCTGAGTTCGCACCTGGGTCAGCAGAGGCGATCCAGACTCCAGATCAGCAGGGTATTCGCAATCCCCGCTGAAATACGATCAATGGCATATAAGAAGGATCCACGACATCCTCTCAGAGAACGCTACTTGCAGGCAGGACCTTTCCTCCCGGAGTCACGTAACGGGCTTCGGCCTCCAGCAGGTATCCTGTTTGGGCGTATACCGCGTCACGAATGCTTTTCATGATTTCCAGAACGTCCGCCGCTTTCGCCCGGCCGGTGTTGACGATAAAATTTGCATGTTTGGGCGATACCATCGCCCCGCCGACACGCATTCCCTTGAATCCCAGTCTTTCGATAACGGCTCCGGGAGGTCCGAAGTCGGCGTATATGCCTGGACTGCTTTTAAAAACAGATCCGCAACTCGGCTCCTTGAGAGGAAATTTTCTCCTGCGATTCGCCAGGTCCTTCAGCATTTCAACCCGGATTGCCGAACAGACACCCGGCAGGAATCGCATGCGTACAGCAGTGACGATCTCATCATTCGTCTGGTAGATGGAGCTGCGATAACCAAATCCGCACTCTTTGGCGTCGCGCTCGACAATTGATCCACGGCTGTCGACACTTTCCACACTGATCACATTGCCGCCGATCGAGCGGCTGTTGCTCCCCCCGTTCATGCAGATCAATCCGCCAAGTGTGCCGGGAATGCCGCACAGGTGCTCACCGCCGGTCAAACCGTTCAGCATCAATGTGCGCGACAGGCCGGGCACCCAGACACCCGCATCGGCATACACCTCACCGTGCTCGATGCTGAGCTTCGACATTACCGCTCCGATTTGAATACAGGGCACGTGCAATCCCTCGTCGGCAAAAAGCACATTGGTCGTCTTACCTATGACCAGATGCGCCATCCCACGCTGGTAAAACCAGCGGCGCAATGCAGCAACTTCGGTTGTCGATGACGGACGCAATACAAGCGCCGCGCGGCCCCCGATCCGCCAATGGCTTATATCAGAAAGATCAACGCCCTGCAACACATCTCCAGAACAGATGTCACGGAGCATATCCATGTCATTTTCGCTTATGCAATCCATCCCGCACAGAATGTTCAGTTATCGTATAGCGCATAATGGCTACCGGAAGAAAGATAGTAAAGAAAGAGTAGTGATTTGAGTTCCCGCCCGCCGTTAGAGACCCGTGCATACCCGATCAGAATTAATCGGAAAATGATCGATGCAGGAGCCATGAGGGGAAATAGAAGCCTTCTTGAGAGCAAGTGCCGCCTGAAAACATTGAAACCTTTTTGTCCTCCCATGCATAGAACAATAGATGGCTCGTGCTACCTATCGGGCTGGCAAATGACAGTCTCGACTGACAAAAACCTGTTGAACAAGGAGAACACTATGAAGAAAGACAAGCTTGTACTGCTCACCCTGTGTCTGTTTATAGCGCTGCCGCTGCAATCGTGCGTTGTTGCGAGGCCTGTTGCGCAGCCCGGCCCGAACTTTGTATGGGTGGCACCCAGAACCTTTTCAGGAGGGGCTGTCGTTCCGGGGCACTGGGTCTACAAAGGCAAACCCCACAGAAACAAAATCTGGGTCCCTGGCCATTACGGCCCTCGCGGAAGGTGGATCGAAGGGCGGTGGAGAACGCTGAAGGCTCCCAGAAAAAATGCAGTCTGGGTTCCCGGACACTGGTCGAAAAAGGGGCGCTGGGTTGACGGACACTGGCGTACACGCTGAGAAATCCTCCGACAATCCTGACCGATTCGGGCTGGAGCGCATGACGCAACGCTCTATATCTTGGCGACTGGTGCGATATAGAGCGTAAACTCTTCGTCTCCGTCAATACCGAGAAGCTGGTCGCAGGCGTTCTGATCGTAGGCGGCTATGGCGCAGGTTCCTGCACCGAGAGCGGTGCAGGCGAGATAGAGGTTCTGGCAGACGTGGCCGGCGTCGAGAGCGATGACTTTGTGGGAGGCGAATCCATATCGCCACTCCATACGGGCAGGAATCGTGGTCCAGAAGAAGGTTGCGGCGGCATCGGCTACGAATTGCTGCCCGAGGCAGGCGCGGGCTGCTTTGATGCCGATACTGTCGTCGAGACGAACTTGCACCAGCTCTCCCTTGAGCGGGAGATAGCGGTAGATTCCCCTGGCAAGTCCGTGAACATGCTCTGCGGCAATGTAGGTCTCGAACGAGTGACGTGCTCCGGCTGAAGGGACGGTGCGCAACGCGCACTCCTGGCTGAGCACATGACGAATCCCCTGGGTCGCCCAGAGCAGGGCGGAAAGCTCTTCGAGGGTAAGGGATTCATCCTTGTAGAAGCGTTCGCTTTCACGCCGGGCAATCGCCTCACCGAGCGGCATGGTGCAGCGCTGTTGCAAGGCCGACGATCCATCAGGCAGCACAATCCTGACCGCATCTTCCAGGCAGGGCTTCTGGAGCGGTGGAGCAGGCAGGCCGAGGCTTTGAGGTGTCTGACTGAAATCAACACGCTGTCGGACATGGTCCTTGAGAAAAGAACGGTTCTCTTCACATCTGCTTTGCCACGATGATGCCATAACGGGCCTCCTTTGTTGATGAAAACGCCATGCGAGGCTCCTGAGTCTCACTCATCCTGCAACGTTC
Coding sequences:
- the murB gene encoding UDP-N-acetylmuramate dehydrogenase is translated as MDMLRDICSGDVLQGVDLSDISHWRIGGRAALVLRPSSTTEVAALRRWFYQRGMAHLVIGKTTNVLFADEGLHVPCIQIGAVMSKLSIEHGEVYADAGVWVPGLSRTLMLNGLTGGEHLCGIPGTLGGLICMNGGSNSRSIGGNVISVESVDSRGSIVERDAKECGFGYRSSIYQTNDEIVTAVRMRFLPGVCSAIRVEMLKDLANRRRKFPLKEPSCGSVFKSSPGIYADFGPPGAVIERLGFKGMRVGGAMVSPKHANFIVNTGRAKAADVLEIMKSIRDAVYAQTGYLLEAEARYVTPGGKVLPASSVL
- a CDS encoding YXWGXW repeat-containing protein, translating into MKKDKLVLLTLCLFIALPLQSCVVARPVAQPGPNFVWVAPRTFSGGAVVPGHWVYKGKPHRNKIWVPGHYGPRGRWIEGRWRTLKAPRKNAVWVPGHWSKKGRWVDGHWRTR
- a CDS encoding SagB/ThcOx family dehydrogenase, with translation MASSWQSRCEENRSFLKDHVRQRVDFSQTPQSLGLPAPPLQKPCLEDAVRIVLPDGSSALQQRCTMPLGEAIARRESERFYKDESLTLEELSALLWATQGIRHVLSQECALRTVPSAGARHSFETYIAAEHVHGLARGIYRYLPLKGELVQVRLDDSIGIKAARACLGQQFVADAAATFFWTTIPARMEWRYGFASHKVIALDAGHVCQNLYLACTALGAGTCAIAAYDQNACDQLLGIDGDEEFTLYIAPVAKI